A single genomic interval of Rhizobium leguminosarum bv. trifolii WSM1325 harbors:
- a CDS encoding RND efflux system, outer membrane lipoprotein, NodT family (TIGRFAM: RND efflux system, outer membrane lipoprotein, NodT family~PFAM: outer membrane efflux protein~KEGG: ret:RHE_CH03413 nodulation protein (outer membrane efflux protein)) translates to MVSLRFATPALLLLLSGCVVGPDHVPPEMPLPAKFGEGGTKSDGDVTTVAWWSAFRDRKLDGLVQSGLDQNLSVQQAIERINAASANVTVAGAGALPNLTVGASHTVSGQKGELRTQFDTRNTSGGEAQLTWLLDIFGLYKRNTESALASLDSAYASADVAKLTLVQDLVSSYIDVRYYQQRLALSKANLKSRQETYELTKFQLEAGAASRLDVVQAEGLVQSTLAEIPGLETNIRISAHHIATLLGLPAATLVDDLLKGYGQPVFRGGITSGIPADLIRNRPDIRVAERDLAAATAQIGVAQAQLYPSISLSGSISPAYINQRGIHGGLTPWSFGPTLNLPIFDGGTLRAGVKTAQSNAAAAYLNWKSTVLTAIEQVENALSAVRRDARTVSALQAQVKTTQETLELSTASYKDGASSLLDVLDAQRQVSLAQASLAAAVQQMAKDYVSLNIAVGGGFAPGGKTTAPAVKVVAVKG, encoded by the coding sequence ATGGTATCTCTTCGTTTTGCCACACCGGCATTATTGTTATTGTTGTCGGGCTGCGTTGTGGGCCCGGATCATGTTCCTCCTGAGATGCCGCTGCCCGCCAAATTCGGAGAGGGTGGAACCAAGAGTGATGGCGATGTTACCACCGTAGCCTGGTGGAGCGCCTTCAGAGACCGCAAGCTGGACGGCCTCGTCCAGTCCGGCCTCGACCAGAACCTGTCAGTCCAGCAGGCGATCGAACGCATCAATGCGGCTTCCGCCAACGTCACCGTCGCAGGAGCCGGCGCCCTGCCGAACCTGACCGTCGGCGCCTCGCACACGGTCAGCGGCCAGAAGGGCGAGCTGCGCACGCAGTTCGACACGCGCAACACCAGCGGCGGCGAAGCACAGCTGACCTGGCTGCTCGATATTTTCGGCCTCTACAAGCGCAACACCGAGAGCGCTCTCGCTTCGCTCGATTCTGCTTACGCATCGGCAGACGTTGCCAAGCTGACCCTCGTGCAGGACCTCGTCTCCAGCTATATCGACGTTCGTTATTATCAGCAGCGCCTGGCGCTTTCGAAGGCCAACCTGAAGTCCCGTCAGGAAACCTACGAACTGACCAAGTTCCAGCTGGAAGCCGGCGCCGCCTCGCGGCTCGACGTCGTTCAGGCCGAGGGCCTGGTGCAGTCGACGCTCGCCGAAATTCCCGGCCTCGAAACCAACATCCGCATTTCGGCCCATCACATCGCCACGCTGCTCGGCCTGCCGGCTGCAACCCTTGTCGATGATCTGCTGAAGGGCTATGGCCAGCCGGTATTCCGCGGCGGCATCACCTCCGGCATCCCGGCCGACCTGATCCGCAACCGTCCCGACATCCGTGTGGCGGAACGCGACCTCGCAGCTGCAACGGCCCAGATCGGCGTCGCCCAGGCGCAGCTCTATCCGAGCATCTCGCTCAGCGGCTCGATCTCGCCGGCCTACATCAACCAGCGTGGCATCCACGGCGGCCTGACGCCCTGGTCCTTCGGCCCCACCCTCAACCTGCCGATCTTCGATGGCGGTACCCTGCGCGCCGGCGTCAAGACGGCGCAGTCCAATGCCGCAGCGGCCTATCTCAACTGGAAGTCGACGGTACTGACCGCGATCGAACAGGTCGAGAATGCACTTTCGGCTGTCCGGCGCGACGCCCGCACGGTTTCGGCGCTTCAAGCCCAGGTGAAGACCACACAGGAAACGCTCGAACTTTCGACCGCATCCTACAAGGACGGCGCTTCTTCGCTGCTCGACGTTCTAGACGCCCAGCGCCAGGTTTCGCTCGCCCAGGCAAGCCTTGCCGCAGCCGTCCAGCAGATGGCCAAGGACTACGTGTCGCTGAACATCGCAGTCGGCGGCGGCTTCGCCCCCGGCGGCAAGACCACCGCACCGGCGGTGAAGGTTGTGGCTGTCAAGGGCTGA
- a CDS encoding transcriptional regulator, LacI family (PFAM: periplasmic binding protein/LacI transcriptional regulator~SMART: regulatory protein LacI~KEGG: rec:RHECIAT_CH0003658 probable transcriptional regulator protein, LacI family), translated as MAAPRPGPNLSRIATSLGVSVATVSNALSGKGRVSGQLVERIREHAAELGYVPSQAGRALRTGRSGVLGLVLPDIANPLFPKIAQAIEFAASAAGYGVLIADSRGDVAAQTEAINRLVERGVDGMVVIPRRATRISSAACPVAVIDTPSTPGNTVAADHWQGGHEIAGHLAGLGHRRILIIGNNQESNVQNDRAGGIRSGMRPGMHSETLWIDRLEQENGSGCPLGLAEKVGQGFTAFAALSDLQALRALTELQQAGINIPTDVSVAGFDDLIWSPVVTPSLTTVRMDMDRIAEIAVSALVDTIRTSSIREGVLVTAKIERVAMQLVVRQSSGPAKPAQKTSEMENM; from the coding sequence ATGGCAGCACCGCGCCCGGGACCGAACCTCAGCAGGATAGCAACGTCGCTCGGCGTCTCCGTCGCCACCGTCTCCAATGCGCTTTCCGGCAAGGGCCGGGTTTCCGGCCAACTGGTTGAAAGAATCCGCGAGCATGCAGCCGAGCTCGGTTACGTCCCGAGCCAGGCCGGGCGGGCGCTGCGGACCGGCCGCAGCGGCGTTCTCGGCCTGGTGCTGCCCGATATCGCCAATCCGCTGTTCCCGAAGATTGCGCAGGCGATCGAATTCGCTGCCTCCGCCGCAGGTTACGGCGTGCTGATCGCCGATTCCCGCGGTGATGTCGCCGCCCAGACCGAGGCTATCAACCGGCTGGTCGAGCGCGGCGTCGATGGCATGGTCGTCATTCCCCGCCGCGCCACCCGCATTTCGTCCGCCGCCTGTCCGGTCGCCGTCATCGACACTCCCTCGACGCCCGGCAACACCGTTGCCGCCGACCATTGGCAGGGCGGCCATGAAATCGCCGGCCATCTCGCAGGCCTCGGCCATCGCCGTATCCTCATCATCGGCAACAATCAGGAATCCAACGTCCAGAACGACCGTGCCGGCGGCATTCGCTCCGGCATGCGCCCGGGCATGCATTCGGAAACGCTGTGGATCGACAGGTTGGAGCAGGAGAACGGCAGCGGCTGCCCGCTCGGCCTCGCCGAAAAAGTCGGCCAAGGTTTCACCGCCTTCGCAGCCCTCTCCGACCTGCAGGCGCTGCGGGCGCTGACGGAGTTGCAGCAGGCGGGCATCAACATTCCCACTGACGTCAGTGTCGCCGGCTTCGATGACCTCATCTGGTCGCCTGTTGTTACGCCGTCGCTGACGACGGTCCGGATGGACATGGATAGAATTGCCGAAATTGCGGTGTCCGCGCTGGTGGATACCATAAGAACAAGCAGCATCCGGGAGGGCGTGCTCGTTACCGCGAAGATCGAACGCGTCGCCATGCAGCTAGTCGTCCGCCAATCATCCGGGCCTGCGAAACCGGCACAAAAGACTTCAGAGATGGAGAACATGTAA
- a CDS encoding Inosine/uridine-preferring nucleoside hydrolase (PFAM: Inosine/uridine-preferring nucleoside hydrolase~KEGG: ret:RHE_CH03419 inosine-uridine preferring nucleoside hydrolase protein): MGVWIDTDMGFDDIAAIMVVAQSEFEIDGLSLVFGNTPLAQVRINAAGAASAFGWKFPIHTGRATPVLGKLETAQAILGETGIPTLGRSLPKAPALAESDAFAALCRWLERQGEHRILALGPLTNIAAVALARPDLAARITELVWMGGGVTSGNHTASAEFNALADPEALSIIIAHGLPLRMVDLDLCRKVLARPEDAEPVRNAGGANAELIADMFSGYIRIGTSRGRPAMAIYDPCAAVAFVAPDIVNFRPARIDVELQGALTRGRTVVETRATHATFNAQFAADIDADMARVIILAALVNEARK; encoded by the coding sequence ATGGGCGTCTGGATCGACACGGACATGGGCTTCGACGACATCGCCGCCATTATGGTGGTGGCACAGTCTGAATTCGAGATCGACGGCTTATCGCTGGTCTTCGGCAATACGCCGCTGGCGCAGGTGAGGATAAACGCCGCCGGCGCCGCCAGCGCCTTCGGCTGGAAATTCCCCATTCACACTGGCCGCGCCACGCCCGTGCTCGGCAAGCTCGAAACTGCTCAGGCGATCCTCGGCGAAACCGGCATCCCGACATTAGGTAGGAGCCTGCCCAAGGCTCCCGCCCTTGCCGAAAGCGATGCCTTCGCGGCACTCTGCCGCTGGCTGGAGCGCCAAGGCGAGCACCGCATCCTGGCGCTTGGCCCGCTGACCAACATCGCCGCTGTGGCGCTTGCCCGGCCGGATCTTGCTGCCCGCATCACCGAACTCGTCTGGATGGGTGGCGGTGTCACGTCAGGCAACCATACGGCCTCCGCCGAGTTCAACGCGCTCGCCGATCCCGAGGCCCTGTCGATCATCATCGCCCATGGCCTGCCGCTGCGCATGGTCGATCTCGACCTATGCCGCAAGGTACTGGCCAGGCCCGAAGACGCCGAGCCGGTGCGCAATGCCGGCGGCGCCAATGCCGAGCTGATCGCCGATATGTTTTCGGGCTATATCCGCATCGGCACCAGTCGCGGCCGCCCGGCCATGGCGATTTACGATCCTTGCGCCGCCGTCGCCTTCGTCGCTCCGGATATCGTCAACTTCCGCCCCGCCCGTATCGACGTCGAGCTGCAGGGCGCCTTGACCCGCGGCCGTACCGTCGTCGAGACCCGCGCCACGCATGCGACCTTCAATGCGCAATTCGCCGCCGACATCGATGCCGACATGGCGCGTGTCATCATTCTCGCTGCCCTGGTCAACGAGGCCCGCAAATGA
- a CDS encoding Adenine deaminase (PFAM: amidohydrolase~KEGG: rec:RHECIAT_CH0003664 adenine deaminase protein), translating into MNVPARQEPADLNDPALRARAVTAARGDAPFDMLITGGRLLDAVTGLIRQADIGLVGALISSVHAPASRTDAVEIIDAAGSILTPGLIDTHMHIESSMVTPAEYASAVLPRGVTTIVWDPHEFGNVHGLDGVRWAIEAARSLPLRMILLAPSCVPSAPGLELAGADFDASMITEMLHSSAIGGVAEVMNMRGVIDGDPRMTAIVNAGLAAGKLVCGHARGLEGADLNAFMASGITSDHELTSGADLLAKLFAGLAIELRGSHDHLLREFVEVLNGLGHLPPTVTLCTDDVFPDELQEGGGLDDVIRRLVRYGMKPEWAIRAATFNAAQRLKRSDLGLLAAGRRADIVLFEDLAEFRARQVISGGRLVARNGSMQVAVKQIDTAPLVNSVKLPRLTENDFRIPAQGERVRVATIDRPRFTQWGEAETEVRDGFVVPPAGSAMISVVHRHGKADGTPRIGFLTGWGEWRGAFCTTVSHDSHNLTVFGDNAHDMALAANAVISAGGGMAVAKDGRIEALLPLPLSGLVTDASLQDTALAFAGIRKAMEKIVNWKPPYRVFKACFGATLACNIGPHQTDRGIADVVTGKVLENPVLS; encoded by the coding sequence ATGAACGTCCCCGCTCGCCAAGAACCCGCCGATCTCAACGATCCTGCCTTGCGGGCCCGCGCCGTCACCGCTGCGCGCGGCGACGCCCCTTTCGACATGCTGATCACCGGCGGCCGGCTGCTCGATGCGGTGACGGGCCTGATCCGGCAAGCCGATATCGGCCTCGTCGGCGCGCTGATATCAAGCGTTCATGCGCCGGCAAGCCGCACGGATGCCGTCGAGATCATCGATGCGGCGGGCAGCATCCTGACGCCCGGCCTGATCGACACGCACATGCACATCGAAAGTTCGATGGTGACACCGGCCGAATATGCGAGCGCTGTCTTGCCACGCGGCGTCACCACGATCGTCTGGGATCCGCATGAATTCGGCAACGTCCATGGGCTCGACGGCGTGCGCTGGGCGATCGAGGCGGCACGCTCTCTGCCTCTGCGGATGATCCTTCTCGCGCCCTCCTGCGTGCCCTCCGCGCCAGGCCTGGAACTTGCCGGCGCCGATTTCGATGCCTCCATGATCACCGAGATGCTGCACTCCTCCGCCATCGGCGGCGTCGCCGAAGTCATGAACATGCGCGGCGTCATCGACGGCGATCCGCGCATGACTGCCATCGTCAATGCCGGCCTTGCCGCCGGCAAGCTCGTCTGCGGCCATGCCCGCGGCCTCGAAGGCGCCGATCTCAACGCCTTCATGGCATCGGGTATCACCTCCGACCACGAACTTACCTCCGGCGCCGATCTCCTCGCCAAGCTTTTCGCCGGCCTTGCGATCGAGCTGCGCGGCTCTCACGACCATCTGCTGCGGGAGTTCGTCGAGGTGCTGAACGGTCTCGGCCACCTGCCTCCGACCGTCACGCTCTGCACCGACGACGTCTTTCCGGACGAACTCCAGGAAGGCGGCGGCCTCGACGACGTCATCAGGCGCCTGGTGCGTTACGGCATGAAGCCGGAATGGGCCATCCGTGCCGCGACCTTCAACGCTGCACAACGTCTGAAGCGCTCCGATCTCGGCCTCCTCGCTGCCGGCCGCCGCGCCGATATCGTGCTCTTCGAAGACCTCGCGGAATTCCGGGCGCGGCAGGTGATATCAGGCGGCCGCCTCGTCGCCCGCAACGGCAGCATGCAGGTGGCCGTCAAGCAGATTGATACGGCGCCGCTTGTCAATTCGGTGAAGCTGCCGCGGCTGACCGAGAATGATTTCCGCATTCCGGCGCAGGGCGAGCGCGTCCGCGTCGCCACCATCGACCGCCCGCGCTTCACGCAATGGGGCGAGGCCGAAACCGAGGTCAGGGACGGCTTCGTCGTGCCGCCGGCCGGCAGCGCCATGATTTCAGTCGTCCATCGCCACGGCAAAGCAGATGGTACCCCGCGCATCGGCTTCCTCACCGGCTGGGGTGAATGGCGCGGCGCCTTCTGTACTACCGTTTCGCATGACAGCCACAACCTCACCGTCTTCGGCGACAATGCGCACGACATGGCGCTCGCCGCCAACGCCGTCATATCAGCCGGCGGCGGCATGGCGGTCGCCAAGGACGGTAGGATCGAGGCACTCCTGCCGCTGCCGCTCTCCGGCCTGGTGACGGATGCATCGCTGCAGGACACCGCCCTGGCCTTCGCCGGCATCCGCAAGGCGATGGAAAAAATCGTCAACTGGAAGCCGCCCTATCGGGTCTTCAAGGCCTGTTTCGGCGCAACACTCGCCTGCAATATCGGCCCGCACCAGACCGATCGTGGGATTGCCGATGTGGTGACCGGCAAGGTGCTGGAAAATCCTGTTCTAAGTTAG
- a CDS encoding periplasmic solute binding protein (PFAM: periplasmic solute binding protein~KEGG: zinc ABC transporter; K11604 manganese/iron transport system substrate-binding protein) — translation MLYRERRSVLAGMIGVAFAAVLVAFPAAAQQTTNSKFKVVTTFTVIADMVKNVAGDAAIVESITKPGAEIHNYAPTPGDIQRAQGAQLILWNGLNLERWFEKFFQNLHDVPGAVVSDGIEPMGISEGPYQGKPNPHAWMSPKNALIYVDNIRDAFAKYDPANAETYNANAEAYKQKIEATITPIRATLDKIPEDKRWLVSSEGAFSYLARDFGLKELYLWPINADQQGTPQQVRKVIDAVEENKIPTVFSESTVSDKPARQVARETGAHYGGVLYVDSLSEADGPVPTYIDLLRVTSDTVAKGLADGLSQ, via the coding sequence ATGCTCTATAGGGAAAGACGGTCGGTCCTGGCCGGAATGATAGGGGTGGCATTCGCGGCCGTGCTGGTTGCCTTTCCCGCCGCTGCCCAACAGACAACCAATTCGAAGTTCAAGGTGGTGACGACCTTCACGGTGATTGCCGACATGGTAAAAAACGTGGCCGGTGATGCCGCGATCGTGGAATCGATCACCAAGCCGGGCGCGGAGATCCACAACTATGCGCCAACGCCGGGTGACATCCAGCGGGCCCAAGGTGCACAGCTCATTCTCTGGAACGGCCTCAATCTGGAGCGCTGGTTCGAAAAGTTCTTCCAGAACCTGCACGACGTCCCCGGTGCCGTCGTCTCCGATGGCATCGAACCGATGGGCATCTCGGAAGGCCCCTACCAAGGCAAGCCCAATCCCCACGCCTGGATGTCGCCGAAGAACGCCCTGATTTACGTCGACAATATCCGCGATGCTTTCGCAAAATATGATCCGGCGAATGCGGAGACCTACAACGCTAACGCCGAGGCCTACAAGCAGAAGATCGAAGCGACGATCACTCCGATCCGCGCCACCCTCGACAAAATTCCCGAGGACAAGCGCTGGCTGGTCTCGAGCGAGGGCGCCTTTTCCTATCTTGCACGCGATTTCGGGCTGAAGGAACTCTATCTCTGGCCGATCAACGCCGACCAGCAGGGCACGCCCCAGCAGGTCCGCAAGGTGATCGATGCGGTCGAGGAAAACAAGATTCCAACCGTCTTCAGCGAAAGCACCGTTTCCGATAAACCGGCCCGGCAGGTGGCGCGCGAAACCGGCGCGCATTATGGCGGCGTCCTCTATGTCGACTCGTTGAGCGAAGCCGACGGCCCGGTGCCAACCTATATCGATCTTCTGCGCGTGACCTCCGATACCGTTGCGAAGGGTCTTGCCGATGGGTTGTCGCAATGA
- a CDS encoding ABC transporter related (PFAM: ABC transporter related~SMART: AAA ATPase~KEGG: zinc ABC transporter), with product MIELSNLVRPASSDAGSGITVKDATVTYRNGHTALRDASFQIPTGTIAALVGVNGSGKSTLFKSIMGFVRLARGHIRVLGIPVEEALRKNLVTYVPQSEEVDWNFPVLVEDVVMMGRYGHMGMMRIPKAADHEAVAAALARVAMSEFRKRQIGELSGGQRKRVFLARALAQDGRVILLDEPFTGVDVKTEDQIIKLLRELRDEGRVMLVSTHNLGSVPEFCDRTILIKGTVLAYGPTVETFTQENLEKAFGGVLRHFVLSEAQNGRPTSIGVITDDERPLILQGGRATARRPDSGNGGRE from the coding sequence ATGATTGAGCTTAGCAATCTTGTCCGGCCCGCATCCTCGGATGCGGGATCGGGGATCACGGTGAAGGACGCAACCGTCACTTACCGCAACGGACATACAGCCCTGAGGGACGCGAGTTTCCAGATCCCCACGGGCACGATCGCCGCGCTGGTCGGTGTCAACGGTTCCGGCAAGTCGACGCTCTTCAAGTCGATCATGGGTTTCGTGCGTCTCGCCAGGGGCCACATTCGCGTGCTTGGCATCCCGGTCGAAGAGGCGCTGCGCAAGAACCTCGTCACTTATGTGCCGCAATCGGAAGAAGTCGACTGGAACTTCCCGGTGCTGGTCGAGGATGTTGTGATGATGGGCCGCTACGGCCACATGGGCATGATGCGCATCCCGAAGGCCGCAGACCACGAGGCAGTGGCGGCCGCGCTCGCCCGCGTCGCCATGAGCGAGTTCCGCAAGCGCCAGATCGGCGAACTCTCCGGCGGCCAGCGGAAGCGGGTCTTCTTGGCGCGAGCACTGGCGCAGGACGGCCGGGTCATTCTGCTCGATGAACCCTTTACCGGCGTCGACGTAAAGACCGAGGACCAGATCATCAAGCTCCTGCGCGAACTGCGGGATGAAGGCCGCGTCATGCTGGTCTCCACCCACAATCTCGGCTCCGTGCCGGAGTTCTGCGACCGGACCATCCTGATCAAGGGCACGGTGCTCGCCTACGGCCCGACCGTCGAGACTTTTACGCAGGAAAATCTGGAAAAGGCATTTGGCGGCGTGCTGCGACATTTCGTGTTGAGCGAAGCGCAGAACGGCAGGCCAACGTCGATCGGCGTCATAACTGATGATGAGCGCCCCCTGATTCTGCAGGGTGGCAGAGCGACTGCCCGGAGGCCCGATAGTGGCAACGGGGGCCGGGAATGA
- a CDS encoding ABC-3 protein (PFAM: ABC-3 protein; transport system permease protein~KEGG: znuB; zinc uptake ABC transporter; K11605 manganese/iron transport system permease protein): MIDDLLQPFTYEYMLNAMWVSALVGGVCAFLSCYLMLKGWSLIGDALSHAIVPGVAGAYMLGLPFSIGAFFSGGLAAAAMLFLNQRTKLKEDAIIGLIFSSFFGLGLFMVSLKPMAVNIQTIVLGNILAITPEDTLQLAIIGFVSLAVLLVKWKDLMVTFFDESHARSIGLNPTVLKVIFFTLLSASTVAALQTVGAFLVICMVVTPGATAYLLTDRFPRLLVIAVIIGSMTSFVGAYASYFLDGATGGIIVVLQTAIFLIAFFFAPKHGMLAARRRAAQALEAAP, translated from the coding sequence ATGATAGACGACCTCCTGCAGCCCTTCACCTATGAATACATGCTCAATGCCATGTGGGTGTCCGCCCTTGTCGGCGGCGTCTGCGCTTTCCTCTCCTGTTATCTGATGCTGAAAGGCTGGTCGCTGATCGGCGACGCGCTCTCGCACGCGATCGTTCCCGGCGTTGCCGGCGCCTATATGCTCGGACTTCCCTTTTCGATCGGAGCCTTCTTTTCCGGAGGGCTCGCTGCCGCAGCGATGCTTTTCCTCAACCAGCGCACCAAGCTGAAGGAAGATGCCATCATCGGCCTGATCTTCTCCTCCTTCTTCGGGCTGGGCCTGTTCATGGTTTCGCTCAAGCCTATGGCGGTCAACATCCAGACGATCGTACTCGGCAACATTCTCGCCATCACGCCCGAGGATACGCTGCAACTCGCCATCATCGGCTTCGTGTCGCTCGCCGTCCTGCTCGTCAAATGGAAGGACCTGATGGTCACTTTCTTCGATGAGAGCCATGCCCGATCGATCGGTCTCAATCCGACCGTTCTCAAGGTCATTTTCTTCACGCTGCTGTCGGCCTCAACCGTCGCGGCGCTGCAGACCGTCGGTGCATTCCTCGTCATCTGCATGGTGGTAACGCCCGGGGCAACTGCCTATCTGCTGACCGACCGCTTCCCGCGGCTGCTTGTGATCGCGGTCATCATCGGATCGATGACCAGTTTCGTCGGCGCTTATGCAAGTTACTTCCTCGATGGCGCAACCGGCGGCATCATCGTCGTGCTGCAGACGGCAATCTTCCTGATCGCGTTCTTCTTCGCACCCAAACACGGCATGCTGGCGGCACGTAGACGCGCTGCGCAGGCGCTGGAGGCAGCGCCATGA
- a CDS encoding ABC-3 protein (PFAM: ABC-3 protein~KEGG: zinc ABC transporter; K11606 manganese/iron transport system permease protein): MNMVETLLLPFQFGFMVNALVISVLVAIPMALLSCFLVLKGWSLMGDAISHAVFPGVVIAYIVGIPFAVGAFAAGMFCAVATGFLKDNSRIKQDTVMGIVFSGMFGLGLVLYVRIQSDVHLDHILFGDMLGVSWRDIGQSAVIAAITAAILGVKWKDFLLHAFDPAQARAVGLRINLLHYGLLALISLTIVGALQAVGIILSIAMLIAPGAIAFLLTRKFSTMLLLSVAIAVIGSFVGVYLSFFIDSAPAPTIVLVLAIGFVLAFIHATRGTARVEESPVD; this comes from the coding sequence ATGAACATGGTCGAGACGCTTCTTTTGCCTTTCCAGTTCGGCTTCATGGTCAATGCGCTAGTGATCTCGGTGCTGGTCGCAATTCCGATGGCGCTGTTGTCCTGCTTCCTGGTTCTGAAAGGCTGGTCTCTGATGGGAGACGCCATCAGCCACGCCGTCTTCCCCGGCGTGGTCATCGCCTATATCGTCGGCATACCCTTCGCGGTCGGCGCCTTCGCGGCCGGCATGTTTTGCGCTGTCGCCACCGGTTTCCTGAAAGATAACAGCCGTATCAAACAGGATACGGTGATGGGCATCGTTTTCTCCGGCATGTTCGGGCTCGGCCTGGTTCTTTATGTCAGGATCCAGTCCGACGTGCATCTCGACCACATCCTGTTCGGCGACATGCTCGGTGTCTCCTGGCGCGACATCGGGCAATCGGCCGTCATCGCTGCGATCACGGCCGCCATTCTTGGTGTGAAATGGAAGGACTTCCTGCTGCACGCCTTCGACCCCGCCCAGGCGAGAGCGGTGGGCCTCAGGATCAACCTACTGCATTACGGCCTTCTCGCCCTCATCTCGCTGACGATCGTCGGTGCTTTGCAGGCGGTAGGCATCATCCTTTCGATCGCCATGCTGATTGCGCCGGGAGCCATCGCCTTCCTGCTCACCCGCAAGTTCAGCACGATGCTGCTCCTCTCCGTCGCCATCGCCGTGATCGGTTCCTTTGTCGGCGTCTACCTGTCCTTCTTCATCGACAGCGCGCCGGCGCCGACCATCGTGCTTGTGCTGGCGATCGGCTTCGTGCTCGCCTTCATCCATGCCACGCGCGGGACGGCCCGGGTTGAAGAATCGCCGGTAGACTGA
- a CDS encoding amidohydrolase (KEGG: rec:RHECIAT_CH0003665 hippurate hydrolase protein~TIGRFAM: amidohydrolase~PFAM: peptidase M20; peptidase dimerisation domain protein), protein MSIPARISDDLPFLTALRRDLHAYPELGFEEERTAGIVATLLEEAGIAVHRGLGGSGVVGTLQIGNGTRRIGLRADMDALAMPETAERSYKSTVPGKMHACGHDGHTAMLLGAARHLAATRDFSGTVHFIFQPAEEGRGGARRMVEEGLFTLFPCDAVYGLHNMPGLAVDEIAVVEGPQLASSDSWRMTFRGAGTHGAKPHLGRDPITAAGTFLSSLQTIVGRVVDPLQPAVVSACFLQAGDPKALNVIPDIVEIGGTARAYSPDVRDQLETEIGRLAHGTAAMYSIAVDYAFERRIPPVINDADATARALAVAGSVFGGKVQTSFPPSMAGDDFAFFAQNAPGCYVWLGNGPAVDGALHHNTAYDFNDEALGYGAAYWVALVERELKV, encoded by the coding sequence ATGAGCATTCCCGCCCGGATCAGCGACGATCTGCCGTTTCTCACTGCCCTGCGCCGCGACCTGCACGCCTATCCCGAACTCGGTTTCGAGGAGGAGCGCACCGCCGGTATCGTCGCGACGCTTCTCGAAGAGGCTGGTATTGCGGTGCATCGCGGGCTTGGCGGCAGCGGCGTGGTCGGTACGCTGCAGATCGGCAACGGCACGCGCAGGATCGGGCTGCGCGCCGACATGGATGCGCTCGCCATGCCTGAAACGGCGGAGCGATCCTATAAATCGACCGTGCCCGGAAAGATGCATGCCTGCGGCCATGACGGCCATACGGCGATGCTGCTTGGCGCCGCGCGACATCTTGCGGCAACGCGGGATTTTTCCGGCACGGTGCATTTCATCTTCCAGCCGGCCGAAGAAGGGCGAGGCGGAGCAAGGCGCATGGTCGAGGAGGGGCTGTTCACGCTTTTTCCCTGCGATGCCGTCTACGGGCTGCATAACATGCCTGGGCTTGCGGTGGATGAGATCGCCGTGGTCGAGGGACCGCAGCTTGCCTCCTCCGACAGCTGGCGCATGACCTTCCGCGGGGCCGGCACGCATGGCGCCAAGCCGCATCTCGGCCGCGATCCGATCACAGCCGCCGGCACCTTCCTGTCATCGCTGCAGACGATCGTCGGACGGGTGGTCGATCCGCTGCAGCCGGCCGTCGTCAGCGCCTGTTTCCTGCAGGCGGGCGACCCGAAGGCTCTGAACGTCATTCCTGACATCGTCGAGATCGGTGGCACGGCGCGGGCCTATTCGCCCGATGTGCGCGACCAGTTGGAGACCGAGATCGGACGATTGGCGCATGGCACGGCGGCCATGTACAGTATCGCTGTGGACTATGCATTCGAACGGCGGATTCCGCCTGTCATCAACGACGCGGATGCGACCGCACGGGCGTTGGCAGTGGCCGGCTCGGTCTTCGGCGGGAAGGTGCAGACAAGCTTTCCGCCGTCGATGGCAGGCGACGATTTTGCCTTCTTCGCCCAGAATGCGCCGGGTTGCTACGTCTGGCTCGGCAACGGTCCGGCGGTGGATGGGGCGCTGCATCACAACACGGCCTATGACTTCAACGATGAAGCGCTTGGATATGGGGCGGCCTATTGGGTGGCGTTGGTCGAGCGGGAGTTGAAGGTTTGA